The genomic region CGGCAAAGGCGAAACGGTACGGCGCGTCGCATTGGTAGATCATGTCGAATGGGGCAGCGACGAGAGCAAATGGCTGGTCGCGCTGTTTCAGGTGGAAAGCAAAGCTGGTGCGGCACAGCCCTGCTTTTTGCCCCTGACACTGACCTGGGAAAGCGCCGGCGAAGAACGCATCAGGATGCTGCTGCCGGCCACCGTGGCCAAAGTGCGGCAGCAGTCCAAAATCGGCATTCTGGCCGATGCGTTTGCCGATGAAGCCTTCTGTCGCGCACTGGTACGCGCCATCGGCGCGCAGGATACGCTGCAATGCGAGCATGGTAGCATCCGGTTCTTGCCTGCTGCGGCTTTTTCCCTGATCGCAGGAAGAGAAGATATCAGCACGCTGCAAGTGCGGATGCCGGGCACGCAGGGCAGCAATACTGCCGTGGTGCTGGGGGAGCGGCTGTTCCTGAAGGGTTATCGGCGCTTGCAATCCGGGACGCAGCCGGAACTGGAGATCGGGCGTTTCCTCACCGAAGTGGCGAAATTCTCCAATATCGTGCCGGTAGCCGGTGCCGTGGAATATCTGGCTGCAGACGGCAGCACTTCGACGCTCGCCTTGTTGCAGGAATATGTGGAAAACCAGGGCGATGGCTGGAGCTATACCATCAGTTATCTTGAGCGCTTCCTCGAAGAATGCCAGGCAACGATGGTCCCACCGGGGCCGACTGCGCAAACCCATGGCGCCTATCTGCTATTGATGCGCACGTTGGGTCAGCGCACGGGCGAATTGCATAAGGCGCTGGCGGCGCACACCGGTAATCCGGCGTTTGATCCGGAACCTGTGACTTCCGACGATATGAGCATCTGGAGCCGACAGATCCAGGAAGAGGTCGAGGCCACGCTGACAAGGCTCGAAGCTTCCGGTGCCGGACTGTCAGAGCCGGTGCGCCGTGATGCGCAGTTGCTGCTCGAACACCGCAGTGCCATCCTCGAGCGCCTGCATGCAAGCGTCAGGCAACCCATGCAGACAGTCAAGATACGCTATCACGGCGATTACCACCTCGGTCAGGTCCTGCTTACCCAGAACGATTTCGTCATCATCGATTTTGAGGGTGAGCCGGCCCGTCCGATTTCCGAGCGCAGCCGCAAACATTCACCGTTGAAGGATGTGGCAGGCATGTTGCGTTCATTCAGTTATGCAGCCTACTCGGCGCTGGCTAGTGGCGTGGAGCGTCCCGAGGACCTGGCACTGCTGGAGCCGGTGGTGCAGGAATGGAAGGCAGAAGCGGGGCGGGTATTCCTCCTGGCCTACGAAGAAGCCGTACGTGACGCCGGTTTGTACCCGCAAGGGCAGTCGTTGCATCTCTTGCTTGATCTGTTTGTGCTGGAAAAAGCTTTCTATGAATTGCGCTACGAGCTGGATCACCGCCCCGACTGGGTAAGTATTCCCCTGCGTGGCATTCTGGATATGGTTAACGGGCCGTCAAATACCGGGCAGAGCGCCCCCGCCTAGGTATGGCAGGATTTTTTGAGTAAGGAACCGCAGTTCAATATGACCTGGAGAAAATCATGGAACAGGTGAGCATAGCACTGGAACCGCTGAAGGCGTTCCTCATCCAGCTGGGCGAATTTCTGCCCAAGCTGTTCGTCGCCGCGATCATTCTGCTGGCCGGCTGGTTGCTGGCCAAAGCGATCAGGCTGGCGGTATTGAAGGGCTTGAAGTCGATCAATTTCAATGTCCTTACCGAGCGCGCCGGTATCGACGGTTTTTTGCGGCAGGGCGGCATCGAGACCGGCACCGTCGCCATTCTTGCGGCGCTGGTCTACTGGCTGGTCATCCTGTCGGCGTTGATGATCGCTTTCAATAGCCTGGGGCTGGCACTGGTGACTGAATTCATCAGCCGGATCGTGCTGTTTGTGCCGAAGGTCATTCTGGCGGTGCTGATCCTGACGCTGGGTGCCTATTTCTCGCGCTTCATCGAGAACGCGATCATCGTCTACGGCAGCAACATCGAGCTCGAGGATGCCCAGATCCTCGGGCGGCTGGCGCGTTACGCCATCCTTGCATTCGTGGTGCTGATCGCGCTGGAGCAGGTGCAGGTGGCGACCGAGCTGATACGTTTGAGTTTCCTGATTTTGCTGGCGGGCGTCGTGCTGATGCTGGCACTGGCATTCGGGATCGGCGGCAAGGACAGGGCTGCGGATTTACTGGAGCGCTGGTGGCCCAAGGCGCCCCAAAAAGACCGAAACACCAAAGCGGACGTGCATCCGCCGGAGCAGGATTGAAATATTCCCTGCATGCGGAAGTGCGTTGATTTATGACTTTCTATGGAGCAATAAGTGCACAGATATGCAAAAAAATCTCATTTCACCAAAAACAGTAATGATGGAGTCAAGATGAGTCCGTTACCTACTGTTCTGGCGGTCGTGCTCGCGGGCGGAGAGGGATCGAGACTGTACCCGCTGACCGAGCCGCGTTCCAAACCTTCCGTGCCTTTTGGCGGCCGTTACCGGATCGTCGATTTCGTACTCAGCAATCTGATGAATTCCGGCATTCATTCGATCTATCTTCTGGTGCAATACAAATCGCAATCGCTTATCGAGCACGTGAACCGCGCATGGACGCTGTCCAATGCGATTCCGGGGCAGTTTATTACCGTCGTGCCGCCGCAGATGCGGGAGGGACCGGAGTGGTTTCAGGGCACGGCGGATGCGGTATGCCAGAACCTGCACCTGATCGAGAGCCGGGCGCCTGACATGGTGGCGGTATTCGGTGCGGATCATATTTACCGTATGGATATCCGGCAGATGATGCGCTTTCACAAAGAGCGCAATGCGGATGTCACTGTGGCAGCGATTCCTGTCCCGCTCCAGCAGGCATCGTCGTTCGGCGTGATTACTGCAGATGATGACGGGCGCATCAGGGAATTCCTGGAGAAACCGGAACACCCGGTGCCCATGCCCGGGCGTTCGGATTGTGCCTACGGCAGCATGGGTAACTACCTGTTCAATACCGAGGTGCTCAAGGAGGCGCTGCTGGAAGCCCGTGACCGTGGCGAGCATGATTTCGGACGGCATATCCTGCCGCGTCTGCTGAACACGCATCAGGTCTATGCCTATGATTTTTCCACCAACCGCATACCCGGCGTGCGCGATTATGAAGAACAGGGATACTGGCGCGATGTCGGTACGCTGGACGCGTTTTATGACGCGCACATGGATGTATTGGGGATGGAGCCGCGTTTCAATATCTTCAATTCCAAGTGGCGCATCTATTCGAGCGGCTACCAGGGGCCGACCGCGAAGATCATCGATGGCTATGTCAAGAACAGCATTGTCGGCGCCGGCTCCATGGTCAAAGGCGGTTCAATCAAAAACTCCATCGTCCGGCGTGAAGTGATCATTGAGGAAGACGTGGAGCTGGAAGACTGCATCATCATGGATTACACCATCATCCGCAAAGGTGCCAGATTGCGCCGCGTGATCGTCGACCGCTTCAATACCATTCCGGCGGGAACGCAGATCGGTTATGACCTCGAGGCCGATCGCGCCCGGTATCATATATCGGAAGCCGGGGTAGTGGTGGTTCCGAAAGGCGATGAATTGAATATCAGCCGGTATTTTTGACATGAAAAAGGATAATGCTGACTGGGACGGACGGTCAGAGACTTGTTTTTTATTGTAAATACGATTCTTGCAGAGGTTCAGGATGAGCAAATGGATATCGTCGGTTTGGCCGGGGCGCCCCTATCCGCGCGGTGCGAATTGGGACGGTGAAGGCGTGAACTTCGCCATTTTTTCCGAGCATGCCGAGAAAGTCGAACTGTGTCTGTTCGATTCCAAAGGCCAGCGCGAGGTGCAGCGTATCGAGCTGAAGGAATGCACCAATCTGATCTGGCATTGTTATTTGCCCGAGGCCCGTCCAGGGCTGCTTTACGGCTTCCGGGTATACGGCCCCTATCGTCCCGCTGAAGGGCACCGTTTCAATCCCAACAAGCTGCTGATCGAGCCTTACGCAAAGGATATCGTGGGTACCCCGCTGTGGAGCGATGCGCATTTCGGATACCGCATTGGCAGCAAGCGTGGCGATCTCTCTTTCGACCGCCGCGATAACGCCAGAGGCATGCCCAAATGCCGGGTCATCGATCAGGCCTTTACCTGGGGGAACGACCGGCCACCCGATATCCGCTGGCATGACATGGTGATATACGAGCTGCACGTCAAAGGCTTTACCATGCAGCATCCGGATATTCCGCCGGAGTTTCGCGGGACTTATGCCGGATTGACGATGGAACCCGCGATCGAGCACCTCAAGCAGCTTGGCATCACGACCGTCGAGCTGATGCCGGTGCACGCATTTCTCGACGACAGGCATCTGATCGAACGCGGGCTGCGCAATTACTGGGGATATAACTCCATCAGCTTCATGGCGCCGGATTCGCGTTATTCCGCAAGCGGCCATGTCAGCGAATTCAAGACCATGGTCAAGACACTCCATTCGGCCGACATCGAGGTCATTCTCGACGTCGTCTACAATCATACGGCCGAAGGCAATCACCTCGGGCCGACCCTGTCATTCCGCGGTATCGACAATATCGCCTATTATCGGCTGGTGGACAATGATTCGCGTTATTACATGGATTACACCGGCTGCGGTAACACGCTCGATATGCGGCATTCGCGGGTACTGCAGCTGATCATGGACAGCCTGCGTTACTGGGTGCAGGAAATGCATGTGGACGGTTTCCGTTTCGATCTGGCTTCGGCGCTGGCGCGTGAACTGCATGAAGTGAACCAGCTCGGCACGTTCTTCGATACCATACGCCAGGACCCGGTACTGAGCACGATCAAGCTCATCGCCGAACCCTGGGATCTGGGCGAAGGCGGCTATCAGGTCGGGAATTTCCCGCTGGGCTGGGCGGAATGGAACGACAAGTATCGGGACAGTGTCCGTGCTTACTGGAAAGGCGATGGCGGCCTGATCGGCGAGCTCGCAAGGCGGCTCACCGGCTCCAGCGATCTGTATGAGCACAACGGACGCAGACCCCATGCCAGTATCAATTTCCTCAGCGCGCATGATGGATTCACCCTGCATGATCTGGTGACCTACAACAGCAAGCACAATGAAGCGAATCTGGAAGATAATCGCGATGGCAACGACAATAATCATTCCTGGAATTGCGGCGTCGAAGGCGAAACGGACGATCCGGAGATCAACACTCTGCGCGCGCGGCAGAAACGCAATCTGCTGGCCACGCTGCTGTTTTCGCAGGGAGTGCCGATGCTGCTTGCCGGTGACGAAATGGGCCGTACCCAGCATGGCAACAATAATGCATATTGTCAGGACAATGAAATCAGCTGGTTGTCGTGGGATCTTAAACCGCAGGATAAAGAGCTGCTGGAATTCACTAAGCGAGTGATCGCGCTGCGCAAGGCACATCCATTGTTTCGCCGCAGCTATTTCTTTCATGGCAAACCGATACGCGGCGGTGAGGTAAAGGACATTGTCTGGCTCAATCCGGATGGCTTCGAAATGAGCGAAGAAGACTGGAATCAGGCTTTCTCGCGCTGCCTGGGCGTCTACCTTGCCGGCGATAGTCTGGTCGAGACCGACGGGCGCGGGCGGCGCCTGCATGACGACAATCTGCTGCTGCTGATTAATGCGCATCATGAAGACATCGCCTTTATGCTGCCCGAATTCGACGGGCATCATTATTGGGACGTATTGCTGGATACCTGTGATGCGGTCGGACAGCCGAAAGTTCTTCGTTACAAAGCCGGAGAGGGCTATCCTGTGGGTGGCCGGGCGCTGGTACTGCTGAAACAGGGTGAACCAAAATGAAACGCGTGCACGACATGCCTTTCGGCGCGACCGTGCTGGCTGATGACAGGATACGCTTCCGTCTGTGGGCACCGGCGGCACAGCAGGTCGAGCTGCGGCTGCAACAGGGCGCGGGGACGGAAACCGGTTTGCCGATGCAGGCGCTTGCTGATGGCTGGTTTGAACTGGTGACTGCGCCGCATCAAGCTGCACCGGGAACGCGTTATCGCTACCGTATCGACGGCAGGCTGGATGTGCCTGATCCTGCGTCCCGCGCCAATCCCGGCGATGTTCACGGCCATAGCCAGGTGATCGATGCGGCGGCTTTCGACTGGCAGGATGCGGCATGGCGGGGACACCCATGGCATGAGGCGGTGATTTACGAGCTGCACACGGGAACCTTCACTGCAGAGGGCACTTTTGCCGCGGCGATGCAACGGCTCGATTATCTGGCGGATCTGGGCGTTACCGCGATCGAGCTGATGCCGGTGGCGGATTTCCCGGGCAAGCGCAATTGGGGTTACGACGGGGTGTTGCTGTATGCGCCCGATACCAGCTACGGCACGCCGGACGAATTGAAAACGCTGGTGCAGGCGGCGCACGCACGCGGGCTGATGGTGCTGCTGGACGTGGTGTACAACCATTTCGGGCCTGACGGCAATTACCTGCATGCCTATGCGCCGCCATTCTTTAGCCAGCGCCATCATACGCCGTGGGGCGCGGCGATCAATTTCGACGACAGCGGCAGCCGTACGGTACGGGATTTTTTTATCCACAACGCGTTGTACTGGCTGGAAGAATACCATTTCGACGGGCTGCGGCTGGATGCGGTACACGCCATACTCGACGACAGTCGGCCCGACATCATCGAAGAACTGGCGGCGGCGGTACACGCCGGCCCTGGGCGCAGCCGTAAGGTGCATCTCATATTGGAAAACGATGCCAACGCGGCGCGGTATATCGGGCAGGCTAGCATTGCCGCGCAGTGGAACGACGATATCCACCATGCCCTGCATATCCTGCTGACCGGAGAACAGGACGGCTATTACGCCGATTACGCCGATCAGCCGGTGCGGCATCTGGCACGCTGTCTGGCCGAGGGTTTTGCTTTTCAGGGCGAGCCTTCCGGTTTCCGCGAGGGTCGCTTGCGCGGCGAAACCAGCACCCATCTGCCCCCCGGTGCTTTCGTCAATTTCACGCAGACGCATGATCAGGTAGGCAACCGCGCTTACGGCGAACGCCTGTCGATGCTTGCGCAACCGGTATCGCTGCGGGCCGCACTCGCCGTGGTGCTGCTGGCGCCATCGCCGCCGATGCTGTTCATGGGCGAGGAGTTTGCGGCGGCAACGCCGTTCCAGTTCTTCTGCGATTTTCAGGGAGAGCTGGCGCTCGCCGTCACCGCGGGCCGGCGCCGTGAATTCGCCGGGTTCCGCGAATTCGCCGATCCCGGCGCGCAGGCGCGGATACCCGACCCCAATGATCCGGCAACATTCGAGCGCAGCAAGCTCGACTGGGCGAGTCTGGATCAGCCGCCACACCGCGAGTGGCTGGCATTCTATCGCGAGCTGCTGGCACTGCGCCGCGTGCATGTCATGCCGCGGCTGCCTGGCATGCACGGCGGCGCCAGATTCGAACTGATCGGAGCAAGGGGACTGGCCGTGCGCTGGCATCTGGGTGATGGCGCGCAGTTAACGCTGCTGGCGAATCTGGGCGATGAGGCAGTCGCAGGCAAGTCGGGTTTTGCTGGCAAGGCCTTTTATCTGAGCCAGCCGGATTTGCCGGAGCTGTTTTCCGCTGGGTGCATGCCGGCCTGGTGTGTTGCCTGGTTCATCGAGGAAGCAAGCCAATGACACAGCATAATGCGCTGGCGCAGCTTGCCGCCTTATACGGCATCGCAGCTGAATATCATGACATCTGGGGCAATCTGCATCCTACCGGCGAAGCGACGCAACGTGCGCTGCTCACGGCAATGGGCGTCAACCTTAACGGCGATCTGGCAGCGATATTCGCCGAACATGCAGCGCAGTCATGGCGCCGCATGCTGCCGCCGGTGCAGGTGGTGCGTGTCTCGGATGGCGCACTGGCGGTGCCGGTCGTGTCTTCGTCCGTGTACGCGAATGGCCTCTATCGCTGGGCATTGACGCACGAAGACGGCAGGCATGAAGACGGCGTATTCCGGCCCGCTGAACTGGAACACGCCGGCAACCAGTCGCTTGACGGCGAGCAGTACGAACGCGGCCTGTTGCAGTTGCCGTCATGCCCGCCAGGTTATCACCGCCTGACGGTGCAGGCAGCGGACGGTAGCGAAATTGGCATGACCCTTATCGTAGCACCGGCAATTGCTTATCAGCCTCCTGCGCTTGCTGAAGACGGACGGGTTTACGGGCCTGCCTTGCAGCTTTACGGCGTGCGTTCCTTGCACAACTGGGGCATAGGTGATTTCACCGACCTGCGCATGGTGGTCGAGCTGGCCGGCGAATCGGGCATGGACATCGTCGGGCTGAATCCGCTGCACGCACTGTTTCCGGACAATCCGGCTCATGTCAGCCCGTACAGTCCTTCCAGCCGGCTGTTCCTTAACATTCTCTACCTGGACGTCGAAGCGGTAGCCGATTTTGCCGAATGCGACGAAGCGCGCACGACGGTGGCGGACGAGGCGTTTCAGGCGCGCTTGCGTGCGTTGCGTTCGGAAGACCTAGTGGATTACCAGCAGGTCATGGCCGCCAAGCAGACGCTGCTGACCGTGCTTTACCGTCATTTCCGGGAATGGCACTTGCAAGGGAACAGCGAACGCGGGCAGCAGTTCCGCGCCTTTCAATTGCAAGGCGGAGAAAATCTGCGCCGGCATGCGCTGTTCGAGACGCTGCAGGCTTACTTCAGCAAGCAGGATGCCGGCATCCATGGCTGGCCGGCATGGCCGGAAGCTTTTCGCGATCCCGCCGCGCCGGCGGTAGCCGATTTCATGCAGGAGCATATCGAGCAGATCGAGTATTACGAGTATCTGCAATGGCTGGCCGATCAGCAGCTCGATGCGGCCGGCAAGACTTCGCTGGCATACGGGCTGGGTGTGGGTTTATACGGCGATCTGGCTGTCGGCGTGGAGCGCGGCGGCGCGGAAACCTGGGCTTGCCAGCGCTGCCATGCGCTTGGCGCCAGCATCGGCGCACCTGCGGATGACTTCAATCCGCACGGGCAGGATTGGGGTTTGCCGCCGTGGATACCGGAGCAGTTGCGTGAAACTGCCTATGCGCCGTTCATTGCGATGCTGCGGGCCAACATGCGCCACATGGGTGCGTTGCGCATCGATCATGTGATGGGGTTGATGCGGCTATTCTGGATTCCGTGCGATCCTGCCATAGCCGGTACCTACATAAGCTATCCGTTTGATGACCTGCTGGGCATACTGATGCTGGAAAGCCAGCGCAATCGCTGTCTGGTGATCGGCGAGGATCTGGGCACCGTACCCGATAGTCTGCGCGAGCGCATGCAGCAAGCCGGCATATTGTCCTATCGCGTACTGTTGTTTTCGCATGATGAACAGGGCGGTTTTCTGGCGTCGGCCGCCTATCCGGCACAATCGCTGGTGACGGTGAGCACGCATGATCTGCCTACGTTGCGGGGATACTGGCAGGGACAGGATATCGATACGCGCGCGACCCTGGGGCTGTTTGCCGATGAGAACGTGCGCCAGCAGCAGGTGATGTCGCGGGCGAGCGACCGGGCTGCATTGCTGATAGCATTGGAGCGCGAAGCGCTGCTGGAAGGCGGCAGCATGCATCCGGTGGCGAACCCGGAGATGTCGCTGGAACTGATGTGTGCCGTGCATCGTTTCCTCGCCAGGACACGGTCGCAGATCATGATGATTCATCCGGGCGATATCTTCGGGCAACTGGAGCAGGTCAATCTGCCGGGCGCGACAAATGAAGCCTACCCGAACTGGCAGCGCCGTCTGAGCGTCAATCTGGAAGAATGGCGAGACGACCCGCGCCTGCAACGCATCGTCGGAGCAGTGATCGCCGAGCGTGCGGGTGCAAAACAGGCGCATCCTTCACAGCCTGCGCCAGCCGACATGCTGCGCGCGCGTTCGCCACGGATTCCGCTGTGTACCTATCGTCTGCAATTCAATCGCGATTTCACCTTCAATCAGGCGCGCGAGATCGTGCCCTATCTGCATGCCCTGGGTGTTTCACACCTGTATGCCTCGCCGTATCTCAAGGCGCGGCCAGGCAGCAGGCATGGTTACGACATCATCGATCACAACACGCTGAATCCCGAGATCGGCACTTATCAGGAATTCGAACTGCTGTGCGCGACGCTTGCCGAACACGGCATGGGACAGATGCTGGATGTGGTGCCGAACCATATGGGCGTGGGCGGCGACAATGCTTGGTGGCTGGACGTGCTGGAGAACGGCCAGGCGTCGGCCTATGCCAAGTTCTTCGATATCGACTGGGCGCCGATCAAGCCTGAATTGCGCGGCAAGGTGCTGTTGCCGGTTCTGGGTAACCGCTATGGCGTGGTACTGGATAACGCCGAGCTGCAACTGCGGTTCGATGTGGAGCGCGGCGAATTTGCCATTTATTACTATGAGCACCATTTTCCGATAGACCCTGCGGAATATCCGCTTATTCTGGCCTACCGCATGGAGGTGCTGAGCATACGGTTAGGGCAGGAAGCCTCGCTGCTGATGGAGTTTCAGAGCCTGGCCACCGCATTCCGCAATCTGCCATCTCGCAATGATATCTCGCCCGAACGGCAGGCCGAGCGCAGACGCGACAAGGAAGTGCACAAACACCATCTGGCAAGCCTGGTGAAGGCCTACCCGGACATCGCCTGGTTTCTCGACGAGAATCTGCGTATCTTCAATGGCGTAGCGGGAGAGCCGGCCAGCTTCGACCCGCTGCATCAGCTGATCGAGGCGCAGGCTTACCGGCTGGCCTACTGGCGGGTGGCTTCGGATGAAATCAATTACCGGCGCTTTTTTGACATCAACGATCTGGCCGGGTTGCGCATGGAGAACGACGAAGTCTTCGATGCGACGCACCAGCTTTTGCTGCGGCTGGTCGGTGAAGGCAAGCTCGATGGCCTGCGTCTGGATCATCCGGATGGTTTGTATGACCCCGAGGCCTATTTTCGCAAGCTGGTCGAACAATGCAGATTGGCGGGTCGTGCGCCCTATCTGGTAGTGGAAAAGATACTGGCGGTGCATGAAAAATTGCGCGGCAGCTGGCCGGTACATGGCACCACCGGTTACGAATTCACCAATCTGCTCAATGGCCTGTTTGTCGATACAAGCGCAGCCAAACGCATGGAGCGGGTGTACAACGGCTTCATCTGCGAGCATGCCGATTTTGATGATCTGCTGTACCATTCCAAGAAACTCATCATGAAGACCGCGCTGTCGGGCGAGTTGAATGTGCTGGCCAACCTGCTCTCGAAAATTGCCGAAGCCGACCGTCATACCTGCGATTACACGCTGAATGGATTGCGTCGGGCCCTGGCCGAGATCGTCGCCTGTTTCCCGGTCTATCGCGGCTACATAAGCGCCCGGGAGGTCACAGCGGAAGACCGTCACAACGTCGAACAGGCGACGTTAGCGGCCAAACGCCGGAGCACGGCGGCGGAGACCGGCATCTTCGACTTTCTGCAAGATGTGCTCACGCTCGCCGCAGCAGATGGAAAATCGGCTGCCTATTACGAGCAGGTGCTGATATTTGCGATGAAATTCCAGCAGATCACCAGTCCGGTGATGGCGAAAGGCCTGGAAGACACCAGCGCGTATATCTATCACCGTTTGTTGTCGCTGAACGAAGTCGGCAGTGATCCGCGCCAGTTCGGCGTGACCCGCACCATGTTCCATCGGGCCAACGCAGCCCGTGCGAGGGACTGGCCGCACGCGATGCTGACCACTTCGACGCACGACACCAAGCGCAGCGAGGATGTGCGGGCCCGCCTGAATGTCCTTTCGGAAATGCCGGCCGCCTGGCGGCTCGCGCTACGGCACTGGAGCCGCGCCAACCGCAGTCTCAGGCGCGAAGTGGATGGCGTGCGCGTACCCACGCCCAATGATGAATATTTCATCTATCAGACATTGCTTGGCATCTGGCCGCCGGGAGAGCCGGATGCCGGCGAGATGGCGCATTTCCTCAGCCGGTTGAAGGAATACCTGATCAAGGCGGTACGCGAAGCTAAAGTGCATACCAGCTGGATCAACCCTGACACGGCTTACGAAGAGGCGATTCTGGCATTTGCCGATGCGCTGGTAAATGCGCCGGCCGAGAGTGCGTTCAAGGCCCGGTTTCTGCCGTTCCAGCGCCGGATCGCCCGGCTGGGCCTGTTCAACAGCCTGTCACAGACGCTGCTGAAACTGACCGTGCCCGGTGTGCCCGATATCTATCAGGGCTGCGAGTTGTGGGATTTCAGTCTGGTGGATCCGGATAACCGGCGCCCGGTGGATTTCAACCGGCGCCGGGCGATGCTCGATGAATTGCAGACGCTTGCCACCCGGCCGCCGCAACAGCGCAGTGCAGGCATCGCTGCATTATGCGACACGCTGGAAGACGGCCGCGCCAAATTGCTGGTGGTCAGCACGGCGCTGGCATTGCGCAATCGCTGGTCGGAGGTTTTCGAGCAAGGAGAATACCTGCCGCTTGCCATCAAGGGCGAACGCGCCGCGCATCTATGTGCTTACGCGCGCATGGCTGGAGGGCGCATCGTCATCACCATCGTTTCGCGTTATTTCGCCCGGTTGCTGGGTGAAGATGAGCGCTTCGACGCGGGCGGCAATATCTGGGGCGATACCACGGTGGGACTGCCTTTTCACCGTCGCAATCTGCATTACACCTGCGCGTTCACCGGAACTGTACTGAAACCCCAGCAGCGCCGTACCGGCTGGAGTCTGCGTATCGCGGATGTGCTCGCGGCATTTCCGTTGGGATTGATCGTCGTGGCTGGCGAACAGTCGGAATAGCAGGAAATATCGTCGAGTGTGGGGTTGCGTACTGACGAAATTCGGTTATGCATCCATGCTGTATTCAATACATTCCCTACCCGGCTTCGTAGTTGATCCATTTCCATACAGGAAATCCGTTTAATTAAGGCATTCATTTTGTTCAAGTGGCTGGTACCCCAGACATCCATTTCCGAGCAGGAGCTGCAGTTCGCTCAGAAAATGGTTATGCGCGACGGCATCCTGACTCAGATCATGGGTAATCTGACGGGGGGTGCTTTTATAGTGGCGTTCGCGTTGTTGCTAGGTGCATCGAATGTGGTCATCGGCCTGATCGCCGCCTTGCAGGCGCTTGCGCAGATACTGCAGTTGCCGACCATCTATCTGGTCGAAGCGACGCGCAACCGCAAGGCGCTGATGGTCTTCGGTTTGTTCATGAGTCGCATCTTCTGGCTATTGCTGGCGCTTATCCCCTGGGTGGTTCCCGAGAATTACCGGGTTCCGGCGATGTTTGTCGCGTTATTCGTGGATTTTGCGATCGGCACCATCGCCGGTCTGGCGTGGAATTCATGGATGCACGACCTGATTCCACCTCATATACTCGGCAGCTACATGGGGAAACGGATGGCGGTCTCGACTGCATTCGGCGTCGTGGTGACGCTCGTCGCCGGTTTCGGCGTGGATGCCTTTCGGGTCAATTTTGTCGGCACCAGCCTGCTGGTCATTTATTCGATTTACATCGGTCTTGGTGGCTTGATCGGCCTGTGGAGCGTTTATTATATCGCGCGGACGCCCGAACCGCAGATGCAGCATCTACCCCATTCCAATCTCTGGGCGCAAATCCGCGAACCGTTACAGGATATGAATTTCCGGCGTCTGCTGGTATTTCTCGGTACATGGAGTTTTGCGGTCAATCTGGCCGCGCCGTTTTTTACCGTCTATATGCTGAAGCGGCTGGATCTGAGCATGGGTGTTATCGTGGCTTTGACCGTATTGAGCCAGATCGTGAATGTGATGTTCTTCCGTTTGTGGGGAAGCTGGCCGACCGCTTCAGCAATAAATCCGTATTGGCGGAAAGCGGTTTCATGTTCATCACCACGTTCATGATGTGGCCGTTCACCTCGCTTTCGAGTCATTTCTGGATTGGCATGAGCGTATTGCTGATGATTCACGTGCTGGCCGGGATATCCAACGCCGGGGTGACGCTTTGCACCGGCAA from Sulfuriferula sp. AH1 harbors:
- a CDS encoding malto-oligosyltrehalose synthase, translating into MTQHNALAQLAALYGIAAEYHDIWGNLHPTGEATQRALLTAMGVNLNGDLAAIFAEHAAQSWRRMLPPVQVVRVSDGALAVPVVSSSVYANGLYRWALTHEDGRHEDGVFRPAELEHAGNQSLDGEQYERGLLQLPSCPPGYHRLTVQAADGSEIGMTLIVAPAIAYQPPALAEDGRVYGPALQLYGVRSLHNWGIGDFTDLRMVVELAGESGMDIVGLNPLHALFPDNPAHVSPYSPSSRLFLNILYLDVEAVADFAECDEARTTVADEAFQARLRALRSEDLVDYQQVMAAKQTLLTVLYRHFREWHLQGNSERGQQFRAFQLQGGENLRRHALFETLQAYFSKQDAGIHGWPAWPEAFRDPAAPAVADFMQEHIEQIEYYEYLQWLADQQLDAAGKTSLAYGLGVGLYGDLAVGVERGGAETWACQRCHALGASIGAPADDFNPHGQDWGLPPWIPEQLRETAYAPFIAMLRANMRHMGALRIDHVMGLMRLFWIPCDPAIAGTYISYPFDDLLGILMLESQRNRCLVIGEDLGTVPDSLRERMQQAGILSYRVLLFSHDEQGGFLASAAYPAQSLVTVSTHDLPTLRGYWQGQDIDTRATLGLFADENVRQQQVMSRASDRAALLIALEREALLEGGSMHPVANPEMSLELMCAVHRFLARTRSQIMMIHPGDIFGQLEQVNLPGATNEAYPNWQRRLSVNLEEWRDDPRLQRIVGAVIAERAGAKQAHPSQPAPADMLRARSPRIPLCTYRLQFNRDFTFNQAREIVPYLHALGVSHLYASPYLKARPGSRHGYDIIDHNTLNPEIGTYQEFELLCATLAEHGMGQMLDVVPNHMGVGGDNAWWLDVLENGQASAYAKFFDIDWAPIKPELRGKVLLPVLGNRYGVVLDNAELQLRFDVERGEFAIYYYEHHFPIDPAEYPLILAYRMEVLSIRLGQEASLLMEFQSLATAFRNLPSRNDISPERQAERRRDKEVHKHHLASLVKAYPDIAWFLDENLRIFNGVAGEPASFDPLHQLIEAQAYRLAYWRVASDEINYRRFFDINDLAGLRMENDEVFDATHQLLLRLVGEGKLDGLRLDHPDGLYDPEAYFRKLVEQCRLAGRAPYLVVEKILAVHEKLRGSWPVHGTTGYEFTNLLNGLFVDTSAAKRMERVYNGFICEHADFDDLLYHSKKLIMKTALSGELNVLANLLSKIAEADRHTCDYTLNGLRRALAEIVACFPVYRGYISAREVTAEDRHNVEQATLAAKRRSTAAETGIFDFLQDVLTLAAADGKSAAYYEQVLIFAMKFQQITSPVMAKGLEDTSAYIYHRLLSLNEVGSDPRQFGVTRTMFHRANAARARDWPHAMLTTSTHDTKRSEDVRARLNVLSEMPAAWRLALRHWSRANRSLRREVDGVRVPTPNDEYFIYQTLLGIWPPGEPDAGEMAHFLSRLKEYLIKAVREAKVHTSWINPDTAYEEAILAFADALVNAPAESAFKARFLPFQRRIARLGLFNSLSQTLLKLTVPGVPDIYQGCELWDFSLVDPDNRRPVDFNRRRAMLDELQTLATRPPQQRSAGIAALCDTLEDGRAKLLVVSTALALRNRWSEVFEQGEYLPLAIKGERAAHLCAYARMAGGRIVITIVSRYFARLLGEDERFDAGGNIWGDTTVGLPFHRRNLHYTCAFTGTVLKPQQRRTGWSLRIADVLAAFPLGLIVVAGEQSE
- a CDS encoding MFS transporter, producing the protein MFKWLVPQTSISEQELQFAQKMVMRDGILTQIMGNLTGGAFIVAFALLLGASNVVIGLIAALQALAQILQLPTIYLVEATRNRKALMVFGLFMSRIFWLLLALIPWVVPENYRVPAMFVALFVDFAIGTIAGLAWNSWMHDLIPPHILGSYMGKRMAVSTAFGVVVTLVAGFGVDAFRVNFVGTSLLVIYSIYIGLGGLIGLWSVYYIARTPEPQMQHLPHSNLWAQIREPLQDMNFRRLLVFLGTWSFAVNLAAPFFTVYMLKRLDLSMGVIVALTVLSQIVNVMFFRLWGSWPTASAINPYWRKAVSCSSPRS